Proteins co-encoded in one Patescibacteria group bacterium genomic window:
- a CDS encoding B12-binding domain-containing radical SAM protein, protein MKILLLNPPFKKRFSRTSRSPSVTRGGTIYYPFWLAYTAGVLDKEGFDLTIIDAPAENYNLSHVLEKTIKFQPQLIVIDTSTPSIFNDIKVAERLKKLLPNAFIVLVGTHPSAVPEETLGFSNKIDAVAKGEYDYTIRDLAYCLKNKDGLEKVDGLIFRKNSQIIINQPRILIENLDEIPFVSQVYKKYFNIKKYFFAASDYPFVMMITGRGCPFRCFFCVYPQTFHSRKYRFRSPENVVKEFEYIVENLPEVKEIGIEDDTFTADRKRTVKICQLLIERQIKMKWYCNVRADLDLATMKWMKKAGCHLLTIGFESGNQNVLNNIHKGITIEQIKEFTKNARKTDILVHGCFMAGNPGETKETLEETLTLAKEINCDSMQFYPLIVYPGTEAYQWAKENKYLISSDYRQWATKEGMYNCILNFPHLSSQEILNYCNRATREYYLRPAYILMKIKQMILHPQEIGRTIKSAKTFFKYL, encoded by the coding sequence ATGAAAATTTTATTACTTAATCCGCCCTTTAAAAAAAGATTTTCTAGGACATCTCGCAGTCCGTCCGTAACCAGAGGTGGAACAATTTATTATCCATTTTGGCTGGCCTACACGGCCGGCGTTCTTGATAAAGAAGGTTTTGATCTGACTATTATTGACGCTCCTGCCGAAAATTATAACTTAAGCCATGTTTTAGAAAAAACAATAAAATTTCAGCCGCAATTAATAGTAATTGACACAAGCACGCCAAGTATTTTTAACGATATTAAAGTAGCGGAGCGCTTGAAAAAACTCCTGCCCAACGCCTTTATTGTTCTAGTCGGCACGCACCCGTCTGCCGTTCCAGAAGAAACCTTGGGTTTTAGCAACAAAATAGACGCTGTCGCTAAAGGAGAATACGATTATACGATTAGAGATTTGGCTTATTGTTTAAAAAACAAAGATGGATTAGAAAAAGTTGACGGTTTAATCTTCAGAAAAAACAGCCAAATAATCATCAATCAGCCACGAATCTTAATCGAAAATCTTGACGAAATCCCCTTTGTTAGTCAAGTTTATAAAAAATACTTTAATATTAAAAAATATTTTTTCGCCGCTTCTGATTACCCTTTTGTTATGATGATTACCGGCAGAGGATGCCCTTTTCGCTGTTTTTTTTGTGTTTATCCGCAAACATTTCATAGTAGAAAATATCGCTTTAGAAGCCCTGAAAATGTAGTTAAAGAATTTGAATATATTGTTGAAAATCTTCCAGAAGTAAAAGAAATAGGCATTGAAGACGATACCTTTACAGCTGATCGCAAGAGAACAGTTAAAATTTGCCAACTACTTATTGAAAGACAAATTAAAATGAAATGGTATTGCAATGTCCGAGCCGACTTGGATTTAGCAACAATGAAATGGATGAAAAAAGCCGGATGCCATTTGCTGACGATCGGTTTTGAAAGCGGGAATCAAAATGTTCTTAATAATATTCATAAAGGAATAACCATAGAACAAATCAAGGAATTTACTAAAAACGCAAGAAAAACAGACATTTTAGTTCATGGTTGTTTTATGGCTGGCAATCCAGGAGAGACAAAAGAAACATTAGAAGAGACATTAACCCTCGCTAAGGAAATAAATTGCGACAGTATGCAATTTTATCCCTTGATAGTTTACCCGGGAACCGAAGCGTATCAATGGGCAAAAGAAAATAAATATTTAATCAGTTCAGATTATAGACAATGGGCAACTAAAGAAGGGATGTACAATTGCATTCTTAATTTCCCCCACTTAAGCTCTCAAGAAATTCTTAATTACTGCAACCGAGCGACAAGAGAATATTATTTAAGGCCTGCCTATATTTTAATGAAAATCAAACAGATGATTCTCCATCCTCAAGAAATTGGAAGGACGATAAAGTCAGCTAAAACATTTTTTAAATACCTATGA
- the gmhB gene encoding D-glycero-beta-D-manno-heptose 1,7-bisphosphate 7-phosphatase — protein sequence MQAVILAGGKGTRLNAKTKKIPKPMIKIGFLPVLEHQINLLKRYGIKDIFILTGYLSEVIENHFENKKFPGIKITCLKSDENIGPADRVKSAENYLTDDFLVFYGDVMLDMDLKKLLDFHKSKNGIATLTIHPNDHPYDSDLVEIDNNQQIVAFHSKPHQPGKYLRNLDNACVYIFSKKIFKYLKPQKNTILDFGKHIFPKIYKKEKLFGYNTPEYIKDMGTPERLKQVTKDYLSGKIKRLNIKNKRRAIFLDRDGVINYDPDNLSDINDFKLLSGAAKATKLINSSEYLSILVTNQPMVAKGFITFKDLEQIHKKMETLLGEKGAKLDGIYFCPHHPEKNFPGVPKLRIKCDCRKPKPGMIFRARKDYNIDLKKSWIIGDSQRDIEAGINAGIKTILVKKNQRKFEECQIKTKRTNNIYSAVRYVLK from the coding sequence ATTCAAGCAGTTATTCTCGCGGGAGGCAAGGGTACGCGACTTAACGCAAAAACTAAAAAAATCCCCAAACCGATGATAAAAATCGGTTTTTTACCTGTGTTAGAACACCAAATTAACCTGCTCAAAAGATATGGTATAAAAGATATTTTTATTTTAACCGGTTACTTGTCGGAAGTTATTGAAAATCATTTTGAAAATAAAAAATTCCCGGGCATAAAAATCACTTGCCTTAAATCAGATGAAAACATTGGACCAGCCGACAGAGTTAAATCAGCTGAAAATTACTTAACTGATGATTTTCTTGTTTTTTACGGAGATGTTATGTTGGATATGGATTTGAAAAAATTGCTTGATTTCCACAAAAGCAAAAATGGAATTGCTACTTTAACAATCCATCCAAACGATCATCCCTATGACAGCGATTTAGTTGAAATAGATAATAACCAACAAATCGTCGCATTTCACTCAAAACCGCATCAGCCAGGAAAATATTTAAGAAATCTCGATAACGCTTGCGTTTATATATTTTCTAAAAAAATATTCAAATATCTTAAACCTCAAAAAAATACTATCTTAGACTTCGGTAAGCATATTTTCCCAAAAATATATAAAAAAGAAAAACTTTTCGGCTATAATACACCAGAATACATTAAAGATATGGGAACTCCAGAACGGTTAAAACAAGTAACCAAGGATTATTTAAGCGGAAAAATTAAAAGATTGAATATAAAGAATAAAAGAAGGGCTATTTTTTTAGATAGAGATGGAGTCATTAATTATGACCCTGATAATTTGTCAGACATAAATGACTTTAAACTTTTATCAGGCGCGGCAAAAGCCACTAAGTTAATTAACTCATCCGAGTATTTATCTATTTTAGTCACAAACCAACCGATGGTCGCTAAGGGGTTTATTACTTTTAAGGATTTAGAACAAATACACAAAAAAATGGAAACTCTTTTAGGAGAAAAAGGAGCGAAATTAGACGGTATTTATTTTTGCCCCCATCATCCAGAAAAAAACTTTCCTGGTGTTCCTAAATTAAGAATTAAATGCGATTGCAGAAAGCCGAAACCAGGAATGATTTTCAGGGCGCGAAAAGATTACAATATTGATTTAAAAAAATCTTGGATAATTGGAGATTCCCAAAGAGATATAGAAGCGGGAATAAACGCTGGCATTAAAACAATATTGGTTAAAAAAAACCAAAGAAAATTTGAAGAATGCCAAATAAAGACAAAAAGAACAAACAATATTTATTCAGCGGTTAGATATGTATTAAAATGA
- a CDS encoding GHMP kinase yields MIISKTPLRISFVGGGTDLEAFYKHHYGMVVNAAINKYIYICVHRHFDGNKFLLKYSKIEEGYDVNKIKNNLIREAMKLTKVSGVEIVSMSDMPVTGTGLGSSSSFIVGVLNALYAYKGEYKSPEELARDACKIEIDILNNPIGKQDQYIAAYGGLRSFTFHKNGQVKMKEIVLNKNQKKELDSNLLLFYTDKTRKANSILSKQKDKTEEKIKSLLKMRNLAKTMKECMDNCQLDKFGELLRQNWIEKRQLVDGITDSKIDYYYQKAIDNGAVGGKLCGAGGGGFLLFYCEKNKQNRLRKALSDLEETPFSFELNGSKIIHDIL; encoded by the coding sequence ATGATAATTTCCAAGACGCCATTAAGAATCAGTTTCGTGGGGGGAGGAACTGATTTAGAAGCATTTTACAAACATCATTATGGCATGGTGGTTAACGCCGCGATTAATAAATATATCTATATTTGCGTCCATAGACATTTTGACGGAAACAAATTTTTGCTCAAATATTCAAAGATAGAAGAAGGGTATGATGTTAATAAAATAAAGAACAACCTCATCAGGGAGGCCATGAAATTGACCAAGGTAAGCGGAGTGGAAATTGTTTCTATGTCCGATATGCCCGTCACGGGCACAGGGTTGGGGTCTTCAAGCAGTTTTATTGTGGGCGTCCTCAACGCTTTGTACGCTTATAAAGGCGAATATAAATCGCCTGAAGAATTAGCAAGGGACGCCTGTAAAATAGAAATTGATATATTAAATAATCCTATTGGAAAGCAAGACCAATATATCGCCGCTTACGGCGGTTTAAGATCTTTTACATTTCACAAGAACGGACAAGTAAAAATGAAAGAAATTGTATTAAATAAAAATCAAAAAAAAGAGTTGGACTCTAATCTGCTTTTGTTTTATACTGACAAGACAAGAAAGGCGAATAGCATTTTAAGCAAGCAAAAAGACAAAACGGAAGAAAAAATAAAGTCCCTTCTTAAAATGAGAAATTTGGCAAAAACAATGAAAGAGTGTATGGATAATTGTCAATTAGATAAATTTGGAGAATTATTGCGTCAAAATTGGATAGAAAAAAGACAATTAGTTGACGGCATAACCGACTCAAAAATAGATTATTACTATCAAAAAGCCATAGACAACGGAGCTGTTGGCGGGAAGTTATGCGGCGCGGGAGGAGGCGGGTTTTTGCTTTTCTATTGCGAAAAAAATAAGCAAAATCGCCTCCGAAAAGCGTTAAGCGACTTAGAGGAAACACCGTTTAGTTTTGAACTAAACGGGAGCAAAATAATACACGATATATTATAA
- a CDS encoding B12-binding domain-containing radical SAM protein: protein MKLFLVMPPIAISKGYYSTNSDFEFPVSLCYIAALMEKNGKKVKVFDGRLSQNLEEEFSNLLDKNNFDVIGFSTVTPSITSTMRLAALAKQKNPCIITIIGGAHPTVVGPKVLEQFQDIDIAVFGEGEQTVIELLQNLEEKKPLEKVCGIAFRKDSKIVQTGKRELIKDLDALPYPAYHMVDLLKYGTNPGLFFEKPIIAIITSRGCPFDCNFCADTLIWQGKVRFRSAQKVVDEMQLLVKEYGVKEIKFFDDTFTINRKRAVEICNEILKRKLNVIWRCASRVDAVDLELLKLMKKSGCCSISFGLESGSDEILKRMNKRTTTQQGRVAVKLAKQAGLYVNGLFMLNYPGDTIETTEQTIRFSRELDLDYAGFNLVIPHFGTKMYKEIKDNYRVEPKVWDNPDAPLGNQIYFYQDSLPSDYLIKAYRRASLGFYMRPKIVFKSLLRIKNFAMLKSYIIGALQLLKLRAKKSN from the coding sequence ATGAAATTATTTTTAGTGATGCCACCAATTGCTATATCTAAAGGTTATTACTCAACTAATAGTGATTTTGAGTTTCCTGTGTCTCTCTGCTATATAGCTGCTTTAATGGAAAAAAATGGTAAAAAAGTTAAAGTTTTTGATGGTCGCTTATCCCAAAATTTAGAAGAAGAATTCTCTAATTTACTTGATAAGAATAATTTTGATGTTATAGGCTTTAGTACGGTTACTCCTTCTATCACAAGCACTATGAGATTGGCAGCATTAGCTAAACAAAAAAACCCCTGTATTATTACGATTATTGGAGGGGCTCATCCTACGGTGGTTGGACCTAAAGTATTAGAACAATTCCAAGATATTGATATTGCAGTCTTTGGAGAGGGCGAACAAACCGTAATAGAACTTTTGCAAAATTTAGAAGAAAAAAAGCCATTGGAAAAAGTTTGTGGAATAGCTTTTCGAAAAGATTCAAAAATAGTGCAAACCGGCAAACGAGAGCTAATTAAAGATTTAGATGCTCTTCCTTATCCAGCTTACCATATGGTAGATCTTTTAAAATATGGAACTAATCCCGGATTGTTTTTTGAAAAACCAATAATTGCAATAATTACTTCTCGAGGATGTCCTTTTGACTGTAATTTTTGCGCTGATACACTTATATGGCAAGGCAAGGTTCGCTTCCGTAGTGCTCAAAAAGTAGTTGACGAGATGCAGCTTTTGGTAAAAGAATATGGAGTTAAAGAGATAAAGTTTTTTGATGATACATTTACGATAAATAGAAAGCGGGCAGTAGAAATTTGTAATGAAATTTTAAAGAGAAAGCTAAATGTAATATGGAGATGTGCTTCTAGGGTAGATGCAGTTGATCTTGAATTGCTGAAATTGATGAAAAAAAGTGGATGTTGTAGTATCTCTTTTGGTCTTGAGTCTGGAAGTGACGAAATTTTAAAAAGGATGAATAAAAGAACAACCACTCAACAAGGAAGAGTTGCTGTAAAATTAGCTAAACAGGCAGGCTTATATGTAAACGGTCTTTTTATGTTAAATTATCCTGGAGATACCATAGAAACCACTGAACAGACAATACGTTTTTCCCGAGAATTAGATCTTGATTATGCTGGTTTTAATCTAGTTATCCCACATTTTGGCACCAAAATGTATAAAGAAATAAAAGACAACTATAGAGTAGAGCCAAAAGTATGGGACAACCCTGATGCACCTTTGGGTAACCAAATTTATTTTTATCAAGATTCTTTGCCATCAGATTACTTAATAAAGGCTTATCGGAGAGCAAGTTTAGGGTTTTATATGCGACCAAAGATAGTTTTTAAAAGTCTATTACGAATTAAAAATTTTGCAATGCTAAAAAGTTATATCATTGGCGCATTACAGTTACTTAAGCTTCGGGCTAAAAAAAGCAATTAA
- a CDS encoding SIS domain-containing protein, translating into MKKLTENYFSEIKQTLDKIPLKDIEKFASTLYNVYLKGGHIFIMGNGGSASTASHFACDLSKGVLSPKNHKKIKRLKVTSLTDNMATITAWSNDLSYEKIFSEQLNNLSREGDAVIGISASGNSPNIIDAIKTAKKKKTITLGLAGFNGGKLAKMADICITAKVDKYDIAEDIHLMLAHIITRHFFNLINKKNYE; encoded by the coding sequence ATGAAAAAATTAACCGAAAATTACTTCAGTGAAATTAAGCAAACGCTGGATAAAATACCTCTTAAAGATATAGAAAAATTTGCTTCAACGCTTTATAATGTCTATCTAAAGGGAGGACATATTTTTATTATGGGCAACGGAGGAAGCGCTTCAACCGCCTCGCATTTCGCTTGCGATTTAAGCAAGGGCGTTTTATCTCCGAAAAATCATAAAAAGATTAAAAGATTAAAAGTAACATCTTTAACGGACAACATGGCAACCATTACCGCGTGGAGCAATGATCTTAGTTATGAAAAAATTTTTTCGGAACAATTAAACAACTTGTCGCGCGAAGGCGACGCGGTCATAGGAATTAGCGCTAGTGGCAATTCCCCTAATATTATAGACGCCATAAAAACAGCGAAAAAGAAAAAAACGATTACTCTTGGTTTGGCTGGATTTAATGGAGGAAAATTGGCTAAAATGGCTGATATTTGTATCACAGCAAAAGTAGATAAATATGATATCGCGGAAGATATTCATTTAATGTTGGCGCACATTATTACCCGACATTTTTTTAATTTAATAAATAAAAAAAATTATGAGTAA
- a CDS encoding class I SAM-dependent methyltransferase, translated as MSKENTKEGWGGHWGSKDVIKRLKEANTAYPEVVKLLLNLSDENSNCIELGCGSGTYAIELLANNRKCIASDFSEDALKLTKKRGLKLHNIDVPTQLINIYNIPYPDNSFDLIFSDGVIEHLDIPKALKEMKRVLKPNGWMIAKVPSGSLLYRIIFHLLSPIENRPYEAWFCKKDWQKLVVNENYQNVDISKCGSVLTGFAMRIHKMKNLLSRLPSIGRIYFLIKAQK; from the coding sequence ATGAGTAAAGAAAACACAAAAGAAGGATGGGGAGGACATTGGGGTTCTAAAGATGTGATTAAAAGATTAAAAGAAGCAAATACGGCATATCCAGAAGTTGTTAAATTGCTTCTAAATTTAAGCGATGAAAATTCAAATTGTATTGAACTCGGCTGTGGCAGTGGAACTTACGCCATTGAATTATTAGCCAATAACAGAAAATGCATCGCCTCGGATTTTTCCGAAGACGCGTTAAAATTAACTAAAAAAAGAGGATTGAAACTTCATAATATAGATGTCCCAACCCAATTGATAAATATATATAATATCCCCTATCCTGATAATTCGTTTGATTTAATTTTCTCTGATGGGGTTATTGAACATCTTGATATTCCAAAAGCGTTAAAAGAGATGAAAAGAGTATTAAAACCAAACGGATGGATGATCGCGAAAGTCCCTAGTGGGTCTCTATTGTATAGAATTATTTTCCATTTATTAAGTCCAATAGAAAATCGTCCTTATGAAGCATGGTTTTGTAAAAAAGATTGGCAAAAGTTAGTCGTTAACGAAAATTATCAAAATGTTGATATTTCTAAATGCGGTAGCGTTTTGACAGGATTCGCAATGAGGATTCATAAAATGAAAAATCTATTGAGTCGCTTACCATCTATCGGAAGAATCTATTTTCTAATTAAGGCGCAAAAATAA
- a CDS encoding B12-binding domain-containing radical SAM protein: MKILIVWPNIESNARYEVNMGICLISSILKKAGHQTLFFNPNTFSKKEFISIINRFNPDLVGFSVTTHQFKYAIEYAKVAKQTRDVLTIFGGFHPTLSPESAISNPYVDIVCRGEGEFAVLELVNALEKKEDYTKIPNLWVKKNGKIIKNNLRRLVENLDSLPFPDREFINQEEILKNNGFRLDIAIGRGCPYNCPYCCNSALRKIYQNNGQFIRLRSVDNVLTELNNILKKYRVNEIHFQDDMFLLNKEWIREFADKYSASCQIPFHISARIEHIDEEAVKLLKRANCVSVTVGVESGNEWLRKTILNKKTSNEEILKARALLKDAGIKICSLNMVGIPEETPEMIRETINFNKKLDPDWLACSIFSPYPGTDLYNLCKEKKFIKKDFMHFSSSYLNEKSASILKLPTISEKEVITGHRQFMNFAIKKYIEEKYPLLLPFFIIISPLLKTPLRGYIIKVGTFLIFDKGIFRKKANNS; encoded by the coding sequence ATGAAAATATTGATTGTTTGGCCAAATATTGAAAGCAATGCCCGTTACGAAGTTAATATGGGTATTTGTTTAATTTCTTCAATCTTAAAAAAGGCGGGACATCAAACTCTTTTTTTTAATCCAAATACTTTCTCTAAAAAAGAATTTATTTCAATAATCAATAGATTTAACCCTGACTTGGTTGGTTTTTCGGTTACCACTCATCAATTTAAATACGCTATTGAATATGCGAAAGTTGCGAAACAAACCAGAGATGTCCTTACAATTTTCGGCGGTTTTCATCCAACTCTTTCTCCTGAAAGCGCGATATCAAACCCGTATGTAGATATTGTTTGTCGAGGCGAAGGCGAATTCGCTGTCCTTGAATTAGTCAACGCCTTGGAGAAAAAAGAAGATTACACAAAAATTCCTAATCTTTGGGTCAAAAAGAACGGAAAAATTATCAAAAATAATTTACGCCGATTAGTAGAAAACCTTGACTCGCTCCCCTTCCCCGACAGAGAGTTTATTAATCAAGAGGAAATCCTTAAAAATAATGGCTTCCGCTTAGACATAGCCATCGGACGCGGTTGTCCTTATAATTGTCCTTACTGCTGTAATTCGGCTCTTCGTAAAATTTACCAAAATAACGGACAATTTATCCGCTTAAGAAGCGTGGATAATGTTCTAACTGAGTTAAACAATATTTTAAAAAAATATCGCGTTAATGAAATTCATTTTCAAGACGATATGTTCTTACTTAACAAAGAATGGATAAGAGAGTTTGCGGATAAATATTCCGCAAGCTGCCAAATCCCATTTCATATTAGCGCGAGAATCGAACATATTGACGAAGAGGCGGTAAAATTATTAAAAAGGGCCAATTGTGTGAGTGTCACCGTGGGGGTAGAAAGCGGAAATGAATGGCTTAGAAAAACAATTCTCAACAAAAAAACAAGCAACGAAGAAATATTAAAAGCCAGGGCATTATTAAAAGATGCTGGTATTAAAATTTGTTCTTTAAATATGGTTGGCATTCCCGAAGAAACACCAGAGATGATTAGAGAAACGATAAACTTCAATAAGAAATTAGATCCCGATTGGTTGGCTTGTTCTATTTTTTCTCCATACCCAGGAACAGATCTCTATAATCTTTGCAAAGAAAAAAAATTTATTAAAAAAGATTTTATGCATTTTTCCTCAAGTTATTTGAATGAAAAAAGCGCTTCAATTTTAAAATTGCCAACAATCTCGGAAAAGGAAGTTATCACTGGCCACCGCCAATTTATGAATTTTGCCATTAAAAAATATATTGAAGAAAAATATCCGCTATTGCTTCCTTTTTTTATTATCATTTCTCCGTTGTTAAAAACGCCATTAAGGGGATATATTATTAAAGTTGGAACATTTTTAATTTTTGACAAAGGCATATTTAGAAAAAAAGCGAATAATTCTTAA